Below is a window of Neosynechococcus sphagnicola sy1 DNA.
ATCCGCCACCGCCACCAACTGTTGCAGTGATCCGGCCACCTGCTGGGACTCGGAGGAGGTACTCTGGGCGATCGCCGCCACTTCTTGCATGGTCTGGTTTACCAATTGGGAGGCTTCTGCCTGGGAGACGGTACTAGCGGAGATTGATTGCAGCAATTGGTCAATTTTCTGGCTAATGGCGGCCAGACTTTGGAGGGTTTGTTTAGTTCGAGTCACCAGTTGGGTTCCTGTTACCACCTGGGAGGTGCTGGACTCCATGGTTTGCAGCACTTCGGCGGTTTCCTGCTGAATCGTGCTCACCAGGAGTTCAATTTCCTTGGCCGAGTCGGTGACCCGTTCCGCCAGTCGCCGTACCTCATCGGCAACCACCCGGAAGCCTTGTCCGTGCTCACCCGCACGAGCGGCCTCAATGGAGGCATTAAAGGCCAGGAGGTTGGTTTTTTCCGAGATCCCGGAAATAATGCTGACGATCTTCGAGATTTCCTGGGAGGATTCTGCCAATCGTTTCACCTTCTTCGAGGTTTCAGCGACGCTGGATCGGATATTTTGAATGCTGTTAACCGTCTGATCCATGGTTTGATCCCCCTGTTGGGCAGCCACCAGGACTTCTCGGGCAATCTGAGCCGCCTCTTGGGCAGAGCTGGCAACGGTTTGAATGGATACCGCCATGCCTTCTACCGAACTCAAGGCGGCGGCAACGGCCTCCGACTGGGCGGAGGCTTCCTGGGAGAATTTCTCTACGGAGGCTTCATTACTAAAGGCGGATTCATGCACCTGATGGGCGGCGGTTTTCACCTGGGTAACAATCTCACGCAAACTCCGCAGGGTGGCATTAAAGGCATCGGCAATGGAACCCATTTCCCCTTCATCCAGCTGGGCCTGCACCGTCAGATCCCCCTGGCGGGCTCCTTCGATTTCTAAGAGCAGCTTGATCACCCCTTGCTGCAGGCGTTCTTTTTCCTGGCGCTGGAAATCTGCTTCCGCTTGCCGTTGGCGGCTTTGGGTTTCTAGGTCTTCGGCAGACTGGTTGATCTGGTCGGCCATCTGGTTAAAGGCGATCGCCAGTTCACCGACTTCATCCTTGGCAAAGATCTCTGCCCGAGTCTCGCGATCGCCCATGGCAAACTGCTGGGTGGAGTTGCGTAATCGATTCACCGGATCGACAATGGCGCGACCCAGGAAAATTGCCAGCACCACATCAGCGGCGATCGCCATCAGGGCAACGATGCCATTAAATTGCAGGGTTTCCATCAACAGATGGTTGAGACCGGTTTCCGGTGTCCCCCGTACCAGAATCGCCACGGGCTGACCAGCGGAGTTCAACACGGTTCTGGCGGCCATGGTATAGGCTTGCGTCCCCACCCTGATCCGATCTGTGACCACTTGATCCTTGGCATTCACGGCCTGGGTCAACAGCTTGGGATCATCCATCGGCACGTTGGACAGCAACTTATTCCCAATCTTTTGCTGGGAGGTTGAAAGCACAAAGGTGCCATCGGGTTGGCGCAAATAGATCGCACTGTAGCCGCCCTCAAAGGCTGCAATGGTTTCGGCCACAATGGGCAGCTTGACGATATCTCCAGCCACCAATGCCCCGACCACTTCACTGTTAGTCTTCCGCACTGGGGTCACGGAATAGCGAATTAAGAAATTGGGTTTCGCAGCTGGATCACTGCCAATCGCTTTGGCCTGAAGGGCGGCAAACCGAGGACTCTCGTCTGCCAGTTGGTCATAGGAGATAATCTCCGTGGATGAGATTTGCTCCCCTGCGGATAGGGACTTGTTGACCAGCCCCTCGGGATTAAACACCACCCCCGGACGATTAAGGTTGCCTTTAGACACAACTCGCCCTCGGGTATCTACGAGGGTGGCGATTTCAATTTCCCGCCGCCACAATTCGTTGACGAGGTTATTGCGAACATTGGTGTTGGTTTGGCGCTTGGCAGCAGCCTGGACAATAGCTGGGTTTTCCGACTGTCCCCGAAAGCCAAAGGTCATCTGGTTAATTTTGATGTTGTAAGCCACCTGGCTCACCGCTAACTCCGATTTGGCCTGACTCACCAACTGGGTACGGAGTCCATGAATCAACAGCAGAAATCCCGCTCCCACCAGTCCGAGGGAAATAAATTCCGACAGGATCAACGCGAGTAGTTGTTTGCGCCGGATCGGCCAGTCATAAAACCACTGTAAGCGGCTGTGTTGAGAGCGGGTTTGACCCTGAGGAGCGATGATTGCGGCGGCTGCCTCGCCCTCTGGGTCTGTTCTGGGCAGTCTTAAGGCGGAATCAGGGTCTAGACCCAAGGATTCCATGGCTTTGCGGGCGATCGCCCCTAGGGAACCCTCCGGGTCTGCGGCCATCACCTCCTTGTAGATGCATCGCGCCTCCTGGATTTGTCCAGATTCCTGAAGGGTAGCAGCCAAACTAATCTTGGCGACCCAATCCCCATCGGCTTGCGCCTCCTGATCAAAGGCCTCGCTGATCGGCTCCTGATCCTGGGGTAGCTCTGCACTTAGCGATGTGTTGCTAACTTTGGTTACTGTCATGGGAGTTCTCTCAGGAATGAAATGAAACGGCAGATCACAGCGCAGCTAGGACAGCATCCACATTCAGGACGGCTGCTGGAGACTTCTCAATCACTGCCATCCCGGATAAAAATGCCTTAGAAGCTGCGGAGAGCTTCTGGGGTAATCCCCGAAACTGGTCTGGTTCCAATGGCAAAATCCCCTTAAGGGCCGATACCACACAGCCCAGTTGTCGTTCTGACTGCCCGACTGCCATTTGCCCGACGGTGGGGGCTGTGTCTGCTAGCACCACCAGGGTGAGTTGATCCTGCAATCCTGGGGAGGTGGTGAAGGCAGGCAGAGCCAGAAGATCACTCAAGTCCAGCACCCAGAGCAACTTTCCCCGCTGATTTACCACCCCCAGCAAACTCGCTGCGACTCCGGGAATCGGACAGATATCCCCCCGCTGCAATGAAATGACTTCACTGGTTCTGTCCAAAGGTAGAACCATCTTCACCGAATGGCGAAGATAGACATAAAAAAAGTCCTGGGACATACCGCGATTAATTGAGTTGGGCGCAAACCGTTTGAACTAAATCATTTGGGGCAAAGGGCTTAGTGATGTAGGCATTCCCCCCCGTGACGCAATGCCCAAAAGCGATCAAAATCTTGATCCTTGGAGGTACAGAATACGATGGGGATATCCTCGTAGGCAGCAGCTGCTCGGACTTGCCGACACAGATCCAAGCCACTTAATCCGGGCATGATCACATCCAAGACAATTAGGTCAGGGCGACCATTGGTTTCCAACCAGATCCAGGCAGCCTCAGCACTATCGACTTGAGAGACCTTGAACCCTGCCTGTTGCAACAACAAAACAATGAGGCGTTGTTCAGCACGGGAATCTTCAACCACCAAAACTGTTTTCATCTAACTTACTTCCAACGGTGAGCAACGGGTGAACTTATGCACAAGGGTGAGTAATTCTTGAGAATCAAAGGGTTTGGTGATGTAGCTGTTTGCTCCCACCATCCGTGCTCGGAAGCGATCGACCAACCCCTCTCGCCCCGTCAGCATGACAATCGGTACCTCCTTTAACAGGGTTGACTGCCGTAGTAGCCGACATAACTCATAGCCATCAATGTCGGGCATGGAGATATCCATCAAGATTAAGCTGGGTTGATCCCGCACCAGGGTCGTTAGTGCCCGCATGGGTTCCATCAATCCAACGACCCGGTATCCAGCTGCCTCTAGCAGCAATCTGACGTTGCGCTGCACGGTTTTACTGTCATCAATGCAGGCCACCACCGGGCGGTTATCTACCTCGGGTATCCGGTAGGGGTTCGTGCCGATGACCCCGATGTGGGTGAGCAGTTGTAGATGATGAGCCAATTCCAGGACATCGATTTTGAGGTGGGCAGCAACTTCGTAGAGGCAGAGATTCTGCTCTAAAACCGCTGCCAGCGGCTGTAATTGAGGAATTCTGTCTGTATTGGCTTGCAGATACTGTGCCAACTGAGCCGCATCTAGAATCTGGGGACGCTTTAAGGGGGAGGCGATCGCGGATCGCAATTGTGACCACTGACCAATCGCTTCTCGCACGGGCAAGACAAGCTGCTGCAGCGGCAAGGACAACAAAATTGGATCGAGACCAATGGTTCGCTCAAAACTTAATTCGCCCTGGGGCAGAGCCAGCAGCTGGACGCAAGCCTCCTGGGCAAGGGTAAACAGAATTTGTCGCACCTGCTGGAGGGAGAGTTGTCCCGATTGCCAGTGATGACATAAAAACTGGTAGTCCGATGGAAACTCCGTCAGTTGCGATCGATCCAGCTGAGGTGCCAATCGCGGCAAAAAATAGTTGAGCCGCTCCCGCTGCCCCTGCAGATTCGTCGCAAAGTGCACCTGCCCATTCCCCAGATAGACCCGCCAGAGAATGGCATCATCGCTGGGATCGGAAACCGTCAAACGCCCAGAAACTTGCCGCTTAACAATTTCCTGTAGGGCTTTAGCAGGGGCGGTTGTCACCTTTGCGATCGCGGGAGAACTTGTGTTCATCAGATGGGGCTGGGAATGCACGTGAGTAACCATCAAATTCCTCAGTGGTTTATTGCCATTTGCACTACAAAATCTCTAAAAACGCAGCGCAATTAACTACTTAATACCAAGTTATTAGCAATCAGAGGCAGAGCCTAATGCTCCGAGCTTGGGTACTAAAACCACCATTCAGTTTATGGGCAAGAAGTTGTAAATAAATGTATTGAATCTAACTTTTGACCCAACTCTCTTGCAAATCCTGCAAATTTCCTTGCAAGGAATGAATGCCGCAGTACAAACAGAAACGATTTATAATAACAGACCGAGAGCACCAACAGTCATACGCAATTCCACGGAAATATATGAAGATGCCGTAATCGCCTGCGTGAAAGGACTGAACAGCTTTCTATAATTTTTTAAGAAAA
It encodes the following:
- a CDS encoding response regulator; the encoded protein is MNTSSPAIAKVTTAPAKALQEIVKRQVSGRLTVSDPSDDAILWRVYLGNGQVHFATNLQGQRERLNYFLPRLAPQLDRSQLTEFPSDYQFLCHHWQSGQLSLQQVRQILFTLAQEACVQLLALPQGELSFERTIGLDPILLSLPLQQLVLPVREAIGQWSQLRSAIASPLKRPQILDAAQLAQYLQANTDRIPQLQPLAAVLEQNLCLYEVAAHLKIDVLELAHHLQLLTHIGVIGTNPYRIPEVDNRPVVACIDDSKTVQRNVRLLLEAAGYRVVGLMEPMRALTTLVRDQPSLILMDISMPDIDGYELCRLLRQSTLLKEVPIVMLTGREGLVDRFRARMVGANSYITKPFDSQELLTLVHKFTRCSPLEVS
- a CDS encoding response regulator transcription factor, with the protein product MKTVLVVEDSRAEQRLIVLLLQQAGFKVSQVDSAEAAWIWLETNGRPDLIVLDVIMPGLSGLDLCRQVRAAAAYEDIPIVFCTSKDQDFDRFWALRHGGECLHH
- a CDS encoding methyl-accepting chemotaxis protein — translated: MTVTKVSNTSLSAELPQDQEPISEAFDQEAQADGDWVAKISLAATLQESGQIQEARCIYKEVMAADPEGSLGAIARKAMESLGLDPDSALRLPRTDPEGEAAAAIIAPQGQTRSQHSRLQWFYDWPIRRKQLLALILSEFISLGLVGAGFLLLIHGLRTQLVSQAKSELAVSQVAYNIKINQMTFGFRGQSENPAIVQAAAKRQTNTNVRNNLVNELWRREIEIATLVDTRGRVVSKGNLNRPGVVFNPEGLVNKSLSAGEQISSTEIISYDQLADESPRFAALQAKAIGSDPAAKPNFLIRYSVTPVRKTNSEVVGALVAGDIVKLPIVAETIAAFEGGYSAIYLRQPDGTFVLSTSQQKIGNKLLSNVPMDDPKLLTQAVNAKDQVVTDRIRVGTQAYTMAARTVLNSAGQPVAILVRGTPETGLNHLLMETLQFNGIVALMAIAADVVLAIFLGRAIVDPVNRLRNSTQQFAMGDRETRAEIFAKDEVGELAIAFNQMADQINQSAEDLETQSRQRQAEADFQRQEKERLQQGVIKLLLEIEGARQGDLTVQAQLDEGEMGSIADAFNATLRSLREIVTQVKTAAHQVHESAFSNEASVEKFSQEASAQSEAVAAALSSVEGMAVSIQTVASSAQEAAQIAREVLVAAQQGDQTMDQTVNSIQNIRSSVAETSKKVKRLAESSQEISKIVSIISGISEKTNLLAFNASIEAARAGEHGQGFRVVADEVRRLAERVTDSAKEIELLVSTIQQETAEVLQTMESSTSQVVTGTQLVTRTKQTLQSLAAISQKIDQLLQSISASTVSQAEASQLVNQTMQEVAAIAQSTSSESQQVAGSLQQLVAVADQLQGSVARFRVEP
- a CDS encoding chemotaxis protein CheW, which gives rise to MVLPLDRTSEVISLQRGDICPIPGVAASLLGVVNQRGKLLWVLDLSDLLALPAFTTSPGLQDQLTLVVLADTAPTVGQMAVGQSERQLGCVVSALKGILPLEPDQFRGLPQKLSAASKAFLSGMAVIEKSPAAVLNVDAVLAAL